The Neodiprion virginianus isolate iyNeoVirg1 chromosome 5, iyNeoVirg1.1, whole genome shotgun sequence genome contains a region encoding:
- the LOC124306121 gene encoding UPF0545 protein C22orf39 homolog isoform X3: MTYIRGPCFVYDAEFSECSSFRGRFQQYFVHGQYLDCQQWKIDYKNCQLWTSIQDETAFESLIESEEKRRTDRLRPHYANTTWKKRNAPPEDWNKPLPEWFNKINENSYLGIKADQLKNGAEPVLEKKDSCSIS; the protein is encoded by the exons ATGACTTATATCAGAGG ACCCTGCTTTGTTTACGATGCTGAGTTCTCCGAGTGTTCAAGCTTCCGAGGTAGATTCCAGCAGTATTTCGTCCATGGTCAATATCTCGATTGCCAGCAGTGGAAAATTGATTACAAGAACTGCCAACTGTGGACAAGCATACAGGACGAAACAgcattt GAATCACTCATAGAAAGCGAGGAAAAGCGTAGAACAGACAGACTGAGGCCACATTATGCCAATACTACATGGAAGAAGCGAAATGCACCCCCTGAAGACTGGAACAAACCCTTACCTGAATGGTTCAATAAGATCAATGAGAATTCATACCTTGGGATAAAGGCAGATCAGTTGAAGAATGGGGCCGAACCAgttctcgaaaaaaaagacTCGTGCTCGATATCTTAG
- the LOC124306125 gene encoding B-cell CLL/lymphoma 7 protein family member A isoform X1: MMSRSVRAETRSRAKDDIKRVMQVVDKVRHWEKKWVTIGETTMKIYKWVPISTLEQKKKGKVIGDKENSLARKAGMDSSNSNFGLAEDSNTCFSTVSDSQGLTDFSAHLGFSEDSNSQNSEPTPKRLKTD; encoded by the exons atgatgTCACGATCTGTGAGAGCAGAGACACGAAGTCGTGCCAAAGATGATATCAAGCGGGTGATGCAAGTTGTCGACAAAGTACGACACTG GGAAAAGAAATGGGTGACCATAGGTGAAACAACGATGAAAATCTACAAATGGGTTCCTATATCTACACTTGAGCAG aaaaaaaaaggaaaggtTATTGGTGACAAAGAGAATAGTTTAGCTAGGAAAGCCGGCATGGATTCCTCAAACTCAAATTTTGGTCTCGCAGAGGACTCTAATACCT GTTTTTCAACCGTGAGTGACTCACAGGGACTGACAGATTTCTCCGCACATCTTGGTTTCTCTGAAGATTCAAATTCGCAGAACAGCGAGCCAACGCCTAAGAGATTGAAGACTGATTAA
- the LOC124306121 gene encoding UPF0545 protein C22orf39 homolog isoform X1: MTEPQKLEEKILENKWMVRPCFVYDAEFSECSSFRGRFQQYFVHGQYLDCQQWKIDYKNCQLWTSIQDETAFESLIESEEKRRTDRLRPHYANTTWKKRNAPPEDWNKPLPEWFNKINENSYLGIKADQLKNGAEPVLEKKDSCSIS; this comes from the exons ATGACGGAACCACAAAAATTAGAAgagaaaatattggaaaataaatggATG GTTAGACCCTGCTTTGTTTACGATGCTGAGTTCTCCGAGTGTTCAAGCTTCCGAGGTAGATTCCAGCAGTATTTCGTCCATGGTCAATATCTCGATTGCCAGCAGTGGAAAATTGATTACAAGAACTGCCAACTGTGGACAAGCATACAGGACGAAACAgcattt GAATCACTCATAGAAAGCGAGGAAAAGCGTAGAACAGACAGACTGAGGCCACATTATGCCAATACTACATGGAAGAAGCGAAATGCACCCCCTGAAGACTGGAACAAACCCTTACCTGAATGGTTCAATAAGATCAATGAGAATTCATACCTTGGGATAAAGGCAGATCAGTTGAAGAATGGGGCCGAACCAgttctcgaaaaaaaagacTCGTGCTCGATATCTTAG
- the LOC124306125 gene encoding B-cell CLL/lymphoma 7 protein family member A isoform X2 encodes MQVVDKVRHWEKKWVTIGETTMKIYKWVPISTLEQKKKGKVIGDKENSLARKAGMDSSNSNFGLAEDSNTCFSTVSDSQGLTDFSAHLGFSEDSNSQNSEPTPKRLKTD; translated from the exons ATGCAAGTTGTCGACAAAGTACGACACTG GGAAAAGAAATGGGTGACCATAGGTGAAACAACGATGAAAATCTACAAATGGGTTCCTATATCTACACTTGAGCAG aaaaaaaaaggaaaggtTATTGGTGACAAAGAGAATAGTTTAGCTAGGAAAGCCGGCATGGATTCCTCAAACTCAAATTTTGGTCTCGCAGAGGACTCTAATACCT GTTTTTCAACCGTGAGTGACTCACAGGGACTGACAGATTTCTCCGCACATCTTGGTTTCTCTGAAGATTCAAATTCGCAGAACAGCGAGCCAACGCCTAAGAGATTGAAGACTGATTAA
- the LOC124306121 gene encoding UPF0545 protein C22orf39 homolog isoform X2: protein MITTIPEVRPCFVYDAEFSECSSFRGRFQQYFVHGQYLDCQQWKIDYKNCQLWTSIQDETAFESLIESEEKRRTDRLRPHYANTTWKKRNAPPEDWNKPLPEWFNKINENSYLGIKADQLKNGAEPVLEKKDSCSIS from the exons atgaTTACGACAATCCCTGAA GTTAGACCCTGCTTTGTTTACGATGCTGAGTTCTCCGAGTGTTCAAGCTTCCGAGGTAGATTCCAGCAGTATTTCGTCCATGGTCAATATCTCGATTGCCAGCAGTGGAAAATTGATTACAAGAACTGCCAACTGTGGACAAGCATACAGGACGAAACAgcattt GAATCACTCATAGAAAGCGAGGAAAAGCGTAGAACAGACAGACTGAGGCCACATTATGCCAATACTACATGGAAGAAGCGAAATGCACCCCCTGAAGACTGGAACAAACCCTTACCTGAATGGTTCAATAAGATCAATGAGAATTCATACCTTGGGATAAAGGCAGATCAGTTGAAGAATGGGGCCGAACCAgttctcgaaaaaaaagacTCGTGCTCGATATCTTAG
- the LOC124306123 gene encoding fatty acid-binding protein homolog 5-like codes for MAEIVGVYRHERSENFDEYFKAVGVPYIGRKMMAMSNPRLEIEQNGEKWTIRNVSAMRTNELTFTPGNEYEESMPSGDVVKNVTDVVDGRLVTNSISPNGSRITRTYEFTPEGAILTMTHEASGQVAKRFYKRVVAT; via the exons ATGGCAGAAATAGTAGGAGTTTATCGTCACGAACGTAGCGAGAATTTTGACGAATACTTCAAAGCTGTtg GCGTGCCCTACATCGGTAGAAAAATGATGGCCATGAGTAATCCACGTCTGGAAATTGAGCAAAACGGAGAAAAATGGACCATCCGAAACGTGTCTGCGATGCGAACTAACGAGCTAACCTTCACCCCCGGGAATGAATACGAGGAATCAATGCCATCCGGAGATGTAGTCAAG AATGTAACAGATGTGGTGGACGGCCGGCTAGTTACGAATTCGATCAGTCCAAACGGTTCCAGAATAACACGGACATACGAGTTCACCCCCGAAGGTGCTATTTTG ACTATGACACATGAGGCAAGCGGACAAGTGGCCAAGAGATTCTACAAACGTGTGGTCGCTACGTAA